In one window of Ovis aries strain OAR_USU_Benz2616 breed Rambouillet chromosome 3, ARS-UI_Ramb_v3.0, whole genome shotgun sequence DNA:
- the ITGA5 gene encoding integrin alpha-5 isoform X6, giving the protein MWRVRCSKRGRKLLPGWDRDSRCQVTDPRPLEESSFYVCLWALSPPLLLTIAHTTALHHQHNHSWYPGLIGSLSKRVSVLVGAPKANTSQPGVLQGGAVYLCPWGTSPAQCTPIEFDSKGSRILESSTSSPEGEEPVEYKSLQWFGATVRAHGSSILACAPLYSWRTEKEPQSDPVGTCYLSTGNFTRILEYAPCRSDFSQEAGQGYCQGGFSAEFTKTGRVVLGGPGSYFWQGQILSATQEQIAESYYPGYLINPVRGQLQTRQASSIYDDSYLGYSVAVGEFSGDDREDFVAGVPKGNLTYGYVTILNGSDIRSLYNFSGEQMASYFGYAVAATDINGDGLDDLLVGAPLLMERTADGRPQEVGRVYIYLQRLAGMEPTPTLTLTGQDEFGRFGSSLTPLGDLDQDGYNDVAIGAAFGGENRQGVVFIFPGGPGGLASKPSQVLLPLWAAGQTPDFFGSALRGGRDLDGNGYPDLIVGSFGVDKAVVYRGRPIVSASASLTIFPAMFNPEEHSCSLEGNPVTCINLSFCLNASGKHVPDSIGFTVELQLDWQKQKGGVRRALFLASRQATLTQTLLIQNGAREDCREMKIYLRNESEFRDKLSPIHIALNFSLDPQAPVDSHGLRPVLHYQSKSRIEDKAQILLDCGEDNICVPDLQLEVFGEQNHVYLGDKNSLNLTFHAQNVGEGGAYEAELRVTAPPEAEYSGLVRHPGNFSSLSCDYFAVNQSRLLVCDLGNPMKAGASLWGGLRFTVPHLRDTKKTIQFDFQILSKNLNNSQSDVVSFRLSVEAQAQVSLNGVSKPEAVLFPVSDWRPQDQPQEEGDVGPAVHHVYELINLGPSSISQGVLELSCPHALDGQQLLYVTRVTGLNNCTTSHPPNPEGLELDPEGSQHHRLQRRDVPGRSPASSGPQILKCPEAECFKLRCELGPLHRQESRSLQLHFRVWAKTFLQREHQPFSLQCEAVYEALKMPYKILPRQLPQKELQVATAVQWIKAEGSHGVPLWIIILAILIGLLLLGLLIYILYKLGFFKRSLPYGTAMEKAQLKPPATSDA; this is encoded by the exons ATGTGGAGAGTGAGGTGTAGTAAGAGGGGAAGGAAGCTGCTCCCGGGCTGGGACAGGGACTCCCGGTGCCAGGTGACTGATCCTCGACCTCTGGAGGAGTCCTCTTTCTACGTCTGTCTCTGGGCCCTGAGCCCGCCACTGCTCCTCACCATCGCCCACACCACTGCTCTTCACCACCAGCACAACCACTCCTGGTATCCGGGTTTGATAGGCTCTCTGTCAAAGAG GGTCAGCGTGCTGGTGGGGGCGCCCAAGGCTAACACCAGCCAGCCGGGAGTGCTGCAGGGCGGTGCCGTCTACCTCTGCCCCTGGGGCACCAGCCCGGCACAGTGCACCCCCATTGAATTTGACAGCAAAG GCTCTCGGATCTTGGAGTCCTCAACGTCCAGCCCAGAGGGAGAGGAGCCTGTGGAGTACAAGTCCCTGCAGTGGTTTGGAGCGACAGTGCGAGCCCATGGCTCCTCCATCTTG GCCTGTGCTCCCCTCTACAGCTGGCGCACCGAGAAGGAGCCGCAGAGTGATCCCGTGGGCACCTGCTACCTCTCCACAGGCAACTTCACCCGGATTCTGGAATATGCACCCTGCCGCTCAG aTTTCAGCCAAGAAGCAGGGCAGGGTTACTGCCAAGGGGGCTTCAGTGCCGAGTTCACCAAG ACTGGGCGTGTGGTCCTGGGTGGACCAGGGAGCTATTTCTGGCAAG gccagatccTGTCCGCCACCCAGGAGCAGATTGCAGAATCCTATTATCCCGGGTACCTGATCAACCCAGTTCGGGGACAGCTGCAGACTCGCCAAGCCAGTTCCATCTACGATGACAGCTACCTGG GATACTCTGTGGCTGTGGGTGAATTCAGTGGTGATGATAGAGAAG aCTTCGTTGCTGGTGTGCCCAAAGGGAACCTCACCTACGGCTAT GTCACCATCCTTAATGGCTCAGACATCCGGTCCCTCTACAACTTTTCAGGGGAACAG ATGGCCTCCTACTTTGGCTACGCAGTGGCCGCCACAGACATCAACGGGGATGG GCTGGACGACTTGCTGGTAGGGGCGCCCCTGCTCATGGAGCGGACAGCTGATGGGCGGCCGCAGGAGGTGGGCAGGGTCTACATCTACCTGCAGCGCCTGGCTGGCATGGAGCCCACGCCCACCCTGACCCTCACTGGCCAGGATGAGTTTGGCCGGTTCGGCAGCTCCCTGACCCCCCTGGGGGACCTAGACCAGGATGGCTACAATG ATGTAGCCATTGGGGCTGCCTTTGGTGGAGAGAACCGGCAGGGAGTGGTGTTTAtattccctgggggcccagggggTTTGGCGTCTAAGCCTTCCCAGGTTCTGCTGCCCCTGTGGGCAGCTGGCCAGACACCGGACTTCTTTGGCTCTGCCCTTCGAGGAGGCCGAGACCTAGACGGCAATGGATACCCTG ATCTGATTGTGGGGTCCTTTGGtgtagacaaggctgtggtatACAG GGGTCGCCCCATCGTGTCTGCCAGTGCCTCCCTCACCATCTTTCCCGCCATGTTCAACCCAGAAGAGCACAGCTGCAGCTTGGAGGGAAACCCTGTGACTTG CATCAATCTCAGCTTCTGCCTCAATGCTTCTGGAAAACATGTTCCTGACTCCATCG GCTTCACGGTGGAGCTCCAGTTGGACTGGCAGAAGCAGAAGGGCGGGGTACGGCGGGCACTGTTCCTGGCCTCCCGACAGGCCACCCTGACCCAGACCCTGCTCATCCAGAACGGGGCTCGGGAGGACTGCAGAGAGATGAAGATCTACCTCAGG AACGAATCAGAGTTTCGAGATAAACTCTCCCCGATTCACATCGCCCTCAATTTCTCCCTGGACCCTCAAGCCCCAGTGGACAGCCATGGCCTCCGGCCAGTCCTACACTACCAGAGCAAGAGCCGCATAGAGGACAAG GCTCAGATCTTGCTGGATTGTGGAGAAGACAATATCTGTGTGCCAGACCTACAGCTGGAAGTGTTTGG GGAGCAGAACCACGTATACCTGGGCGACAAGAATTCTCTGAACCTCACTTTCCACGCCCAGAATGTGGGTGAGGGTGGCGCCTACGAGGCAGAGCTTCGGGTCACGGCCCCTCCGGAAGCTGAGTACTCGGGACTCGTCAGACACCCAGGG AACTTCTCCAGCCTGAGCTGTGACTACTTTGCTGTGAACCAGAGTCGTCTGCTGGTGTGTGACCTGGGCAACCCCATGAAGGCCGGGGCCAGT CTCTGGGGTGGCCTTCGGTTCACAGTCCCTCACCTCAGGGACACGAAGAAAACCATCCAGTTTGACTTCCAGATCCTCAG CAAGAATCTCAACAACTCACAAAGCGACGTGGTTTCCTTCCGGCTCTCGGTGGAGGCTCAGGCCCAGGTCTCTCTTAACGG GGTCTCCAAGCCCGAGGCAGTGCTATTTCCGGTGAGCGACTGGCGTCCCCAAGACCAGCCGCAGGAGGAGGGTGACGTGGGCCCTGCCGTCCACCATGTCTACGAG CTCATCAACCTGGGCCCCAGCTCCATTAGCCAGGGCGTGTTGGAGCTCAGCTGTCCCCATGCTCTGGATGGCCAGCAGCTCCTCTACGTGACCAGGGTCACAGGACTAAACAACTGCACCACCAGTCACCCCCCCAACCCAGAGGGCCTGGAG TTGGATCCCGAGGGTTCCCAGCACCACCGGCTGCAAAGACGGGATGTTCCAGGTCGGAGCCCTGCCTCCTCAGGGCCTCAGATTCTG AAATGCCCAGAGGCAGAGTGTTTCAAGCTGCGCTGCGAGCTAGGGCCACTCCACCGGCAAGAGAGCCGAAGTCTACAACTGCATTTCCGCGTCTGGGCCAAGACTTTCCTACAG CGGGAGCACCAGCCATTTAGCCTGCAGTGTGAGGCCGTGTATGAAGCCCTGAAGATGCCCTATAAAATCCTGCCTCGGCAGCTTCCCCAAAAGGAGCTGCAG GTGGCCACGGCTGTGCAGTGGATCAAGGCAGAAGGCAGCCACGGAGTCCCTCTCTGGATCATTATCTTAGCCATCCTCATTGGCCTCCTGCTGCTCGGTCTGCTCATCTATATCCTCTACAAG CTCGGATTCTTCAAACGCTCCCTCCCGTACGGCACCGCCATGGAAAAAGCTCAGCTCAAGCCTCCAGCCACCTCCGATGCCTGA
- the ITGA5 gene encoding integrin alpha-5 isoform X3: protein MVYGKGVKRLRQRSSWDGEVPPEPRVRAGPGPGEQSVLTILQGLSPLLLPDFQASHFPPTHPRAGQPDAWVLPREGLWLGSRGVSVLVGAPKANTSQPGVLQGGAVYLCPWGTSPAQCTPIEFDSKGSRILESSTSSPEGEEPVEYKSLQWFGATVRAHGSSILACAPLYSWRTEKEPQSDPVGTCYLSTGNFTRILEYAPCRSDFSQEAGQGYCQGGFSAEFTKTGRVVLGGPGSYFWQGQILSATQEQIAESYYPGYLINPVRGQLQTRQASSIYDDSYLGYSVAVGEFSGDDREDFVAGVPKGNLTYGYVTILNGSDIRSLYNFSGEQMASYFGYAVAATDINGDGLDDLLVGAPLLMERTADGRPQEVGRVYIYLQRLAGMEPTPTLTLTGQDEFGRFGSSLTPLGDLDQDGYNDVAIGAAFGGENRQGVVFIFPGGPGGLASKPSQVLLPLWAAGQTPDFFGSALRGGRDLDGNGYPDLIVGSFGVDKAVVYRGRPIVSASASLTIFPAMFNPEEHSCSLEGNPVTCINLSFCLNASGKHVPDSIGFTVELQLDWQKQKGGVRRALFLASRQATLTQTLLIQNGAREDCREMKIYLRNESEFRDKLSPIHIALNFSLDPQAPVDSHGLRPVLHYQSKSRIEDKAQILLDCGEDNICVPDLQLEVFGEQNHVYLGDKNSLNLTFHAQNVGEGGAYEAELRVTAPPEAEYSGLVRHPGNFSSLSCDYFAVNQSRLLVCDLGNPMKAGASLWGGLRFTVPHLRDTKKTIQFDFQILSLSSSHSKNLNNSQSDVVSFRLSVEAQAQVSLNGVSKPEAVLFPVSDWRPQDQPQEEGDVGPAVHHVYELINLGPSSISQGVLELSCPHALDGQQLLYVTRVTGLNNCTTSHPPNPEGLELDPEGSQHHRLQRRDVPGRSPASSGPQILKCPEAECFKLRCELGPLHRQESRSLQLHFRVWAKTFLQREHQPFSLQCEAVYEALKMPYKILPRQLPQKELQVATAVQWIKAEGSHGVPLWIIILAILIGLLLLGLLIYILYKLGFFKRSLPYGTAMEKAQLKPPATSDA, encoded by the exons ATGGTGTATGGGAAAGGTGTTAAGAGGCTGAGACAGAGATCCAGTTGGGATGGGGAAGTCCCACCGGAGCCCAGGGTGAGGGCAGGCCCAGGCCCCGGGGAACAATCTGTTCTCACCATCCTCCAGGGCCTCTCTCCACTTCTACTGCCTGATTTCCAAGCCTCACATTTTCCTCCTACACACCCCAGGGCTGGGCAGCCGGACGCCTGGGTCTTGCCCAGAGAAGGGCTTTGGCTTGGGAGCAGAGG GGTCAGCGTGCTGGTGGGGGCGCCCAAGGCTAACACCAGCCAGCCGGGAGTGCTGCAGGGCGGTGCCGTCTACCTCTGCCCCTGGGGCACCAGCCCGGCACAGTGCACCCCCATTGAATTTGACAGCAAAG GCTCTCGGATCTTGGAGTCCTCAACGTCCAGCCCAGAGGGAGAGGAGCCTGTGGAGTACAAGTCCCTGCAGTGGTTTGGAGCGACAGTGCGAGCCCATGGCTCCTCCATCTTG GCCTGTGCTCCCCTCTACAGCTGGCGCACCGAGAAGGAGCCGCAGAGTGATCCCGTGGGCACCTGCTACCTCTCCACAGGCAACTTCACCCGGATTCTGGAATATGCACCCTGCCGCTCAG aTTTCAGCCAAGAAGCAGGGCAGGGTTACTGCCAAGGGGGCTTCAGTGCCGAGTTCACCAAG ACTGGGCGTGTGGTCCTGGGTGGACCAGGGAGCTATTTCTGGCAAG gccagatccTGTCCGCCACCCAGGAGCAGATTGCAGAATCCTATTATCCCGGGTACCTGATCAACCCAGTTCGGGGACAGCTGCAGACTCGCCAAGCCAGTTCCATCTACGATGACAGCTACCTGG GATACTCTGTGGCTGTGGGTGAATTCAGTGGTGATGATAGAGAAG aCTTCGTTGCTGGTGTGCCCAAAGGGAACCTCACCTACGGCTAT GTCACCATCCTTAATGGCTCAGACATCCGGTCCCTCTACAACTTTTCAGGGGAACAG ATGGCCTCCTACTTTGGCTACGCAGTGGCCGCCACAGACATCAACGGGGATGG GCTGGACGACTTGCTGGTAGGGGCGCCCCTGCTCATGGAGCGGACAGCTGATGGGCGGCCGCAGGAGGTGGGCAGGGTCTACATCTACCTGCAGCGCCTGGCTGGCATGGAGCCCACGCCCACCCTGACCCTCACTGGCCAGGATGAGTTTGGCCGGTTCGGCAGCTCCCTGACCCCCCTGGGGGACCTAGACCAGGATGGCTACAATG ATGTAGCCATTGGGGCTGCCTTTGGTGGAGAGAACCGGCAGGGAGTGGTGTTTAtattccctgggggcccagggggTTTGGCGTCTAAGCCTTCCCAGGTTCTGCTGCCCCTGTGGGCAGCTGGCCAGACACCGGACTTCTTTGGCTCTGCCCTTCGAGGAGGCCGAGACCTAGACGGCAATGGATACCCTG ATCTGATTGTGGGGTCCTTTGGtgtagacaaggctgtggtatACAG GGGTCGCCCCATCGTGTCTGCCAGTGCCTCCCTCACCATCTTTCCCGCCATGTTCAACCCAGAAGAGCACAGCTGCAGCTTGGAGGGAAACCCTGTGACTTG CATCAATCTCAGCTTCTGCCTCAATGCTTCTGGAAAACATGTTCCTGACTCCATCG GCTTCACGGTGGAGCTCCAGTTGGACTGGCAGAAGCAGAAGGGCGGGGTACGGCGGGCACTGTTCCTGGCCTCCCGACAGGCCACCCTGACCCAGACCCTGCTCATCCAGAACGGGGCTCGGGAGGACTGCAGAGAGATGAAGATCTACCTCAGG AACGAATCAGAGTTTCGAGATAAACTCTCCCCGATTCACATCGCCCTCAATTTCTCCCTGGACCCTCAAGCCCCAGTGGACAGCCATGGCCTCCGGCCAGTCCTACACTACCAGAGCAAGAGCCGCATAGAGGACAAG GCTCAGATCTTGCTGGATTGTGGAGAAGACAATATCTGTGTGCCAGACCTACAGCTGGAAGTGTTTGG GGAGCAGAACCACGTATACCTGGGCGACAAGAATTCTCTGAACCTCACTTTCCACGCCCAGAATGTGGGTGAGGGTGGCGCCTACGAGGCAGAGCTTCGGGTCACGGCCCCTCCGGAAGCTGAGTACTCGGGACTCGTCAGACACCCAGGG AACTTCTCCAGCCTGAGCTGTGACTACTTTGCTGTGAACCAGAGTCGTCTGCTGGTGTGTGACCTGGGCAACCCCATGAAGGCCGGGGCCAGT CTCTGGGGTGGCCTTCGGTTCACAGTCCCTCACCTCAGGGACACGAAGAAAACCATCCAGTTTGACTTCCAGATCCTCAG TCTCTCCTCGTCCCACAGCAAGAATCTCAACAACTCACAAAGCGACGTGGTTTCCTTCCGGCTCTCGGTGGAGGCTCAGGCCCAGGTCTCTCTTAACGG GGTCTCCAAGCCCGAGGCAGTGCTATTTCCGGTGAGCGACTGGCGTCCCCAAGACCAGCCGCAGGAGGAGGGTGACGTGGGCCCTGCCGTCCACCATGTCTACGAG CTCATCAACCTGGGCCCCAGCTCCATTAGCCAGGGCGTGTTGGAGCTCAGCTGTCCCCATGCTCTGGATGGCCAGCAGCTCCTCTACGTGACCAGGGTCACAGGACTAAACAACTGCACCACCAGTCACCCCCCCAACCCAGAGGGCCTGGAG TTGGATCCCGAGGGTTCCCAGCACCACCGGCTGCAAAGACGGGATGTTCCAGGTCGGAGCCCTGCCTCCTCAGGGCCTCAGATTCTG AAATGCCCAGAGGCAGAGTGTTTCAAGCTGCGCTGCGAGCTAGGGCCACTCCACCGGCAAGAGAGCCGAAGTCTACAACTGCATTTCCGCGTCTGGGCCAAGACTTTCCTACAG CGGGAGCACCAGCCATTTAGCCTGCAGTGTGAGGCCGTGTATGAAGCCCTGAAGATGCCCTATAAAATCCTGCCTCGGCAGCTTCCCCAAAAGGAGCTGCAG GTGGCCACGGCTGTGCAGTGGATCAAGGCAGAAGGCAGCCACGGAGTCCCTCTCTGGATCATTATCTTAGCCATCCTCATTGGCCTCCTGCTGCTCGGTCTGCTCATCTATATCCTCTACAAG CTCGGATTCTTCAAACGCTCCCTCCCGTACGGCACCGCCATGGAAAAAGCTCAGCTCAAGCCTCCAGCCACCTCCGATGCCTGA
- the ITGA5 gene encoding integrin alpha-5 isoform X4, translating to MVYGKGVKRLRQRSSWDGEVPPEPRVRAGPGPGEQSVLTILQGLSPLLLPDFQASHFPPTHPRAGQPDAWVLPREGLWLGSRGVSVLVGAPKANTSQPGVLQGGAVYLCPWGTSPAQCTPIEFDSKGSRILESSTSSPEGEEPVEYKSLQWFGATVRAHGSSILACAPLYSWRTEKEPQSDPVGTCYLSTGNFTRILEYAPCRSDFSQEAGQGYCQGGFSAEFTKTGRVVLGGPGSYFWQGQILSATQEQIAESYYPGYLINPVRGQLQTRQASSIYDDSYLGYSVAVGEFSGDDREDFVAGVPKGNLTYGYVTILNGSDIRSLYNFSGEQMASYFGYAVAATDINGDGLDDLLVGAPLLMERTADGRPQEVGRVYIYLQRLAGMEPTPTLTLTGQDEFGRFGSSLTPLGDLDQDGYNDVAIGAAFGGENRQGVVFIFPGGPGGLASKPSQVLLPLWAAGQTPDFFGSALRGGRDLDGNGYPDLIVGSFGVDKAVVYRGRPIVSASASLTIFPAMFNPEEHSCSLEGNPVTCINLSFCLNASGKHVPDSIGFTVELQLDWQKQKGGVRRALFLASRQATLTQTLLIQNGAREDCREMKIYLRNESEFRDKLSPIHIALNFSLDPQAPVDSHGLRPVLHYQSKSRIEDKAQILLDCGEDNICVPDLQLEVFGEQNHVYLGDKNSLNLTFHAQNVGEGGAYEAELRVTAPPEAEYSGLVRHPGNFSSLSCDYFAVNQSRLLVCDLGNPMKAGASLWGGLRFTVPHLRDTKKTIQFDFQILSKNLNNSQSDVVSFRLSVEAQAQVSLNGVSKPEAVLFPVSDWRPQDQPQEEGDVGPAVHHVYELINLGPSSISQGVLELSCPHALDGQQLLYVTRVTGLNNCTTSHPPNPEGLELDPEGSQHHRLQRRDVPGRSPASSGPQILKCPEAECFKLRCELGPLHRQESRSLQLHFRVWAKTFLQREHQPFSLQCEAVYEALKMPYKILPRQLPQKELQVATAVQWIKAEGSHGVPLWIIILAILIGLLLLGLLIYILYKLGFFKRSLPYGTAMEKAQLKPPATSDA from the exons ATGGTGTATGGGAAAGGTGTTAAGAGGCTGAGACAGAGATCCAGTTGGGATGGGGAAGTCCCACCGGAGCCCAGGGTGAGGGCAGGCCCAGGCCCCGGGGAACAATCTGTTCTCACCATCCTCCAGGGCCTCTCTCCACTTCTACTGCCTGATTTCCAAGCCTCACATTTTCCTCCTACACACCCCAGGGCTGGGCAGCCGGACGCCTGGGTCTTGCCCAGAGAAGGGCTTTGGCTTGGGAGCAGAGG GGTCAGCGTGCTGGTGGGGGCGCCCAAGGCTAACACCAGCCAGCCGGGAGTGCTGCAGGGCGGTGCCGTCTACCTCTGCCCCTGGGGCACCAGCCCGGCACAGTGCACCCCCATTGAATTTGACAGCAAAG GCTCTCGGATCTTGGAGTCCTCAACGTCCAGCCCAGAGGGAGAGGAGCCTGTGGAGTACAAGTCCCTGCAGTGGTTTGGAGCGACAGTGCGAGCCCATGGCTCCTCCATCTTG GCCTGTGCTCCCCTCTACAGCTGGCGCACCGAGAAGGAGCCGCAGAGTGATCCCGTGGGCACCTGCTACCTCTCCACAGGCAACTTCACCCGGATTCTGGAATATGCACCCTGCCGCTCAG aTTTCAGCCAAGAAGCAGGGCAGGGTTACTGCCAAGGGGGCTTCAGTGCCGAGTTCACCAAG ACTGGGCGTGTGGTCCTGGGTGGACCAGGGAGCTATTTCTGGCAAG gccagatccTGTCCGCCACCCAGGAGCAGATTGCAGAATCCTATTATCCCGGGTACCTGATCAACCCAGTTCGGGGACAGCTGCAGACTCGCCAAGCCAGTTCCATCTACGATGACAGCTACCTGG GATACTCTGTGGCTGTGGGTGAATTCAGTGGTGATGATAGAGAAG aCTTCGTTGCTGGTGTGCCCAAAGGGAACCTCACCTACGGCTAT GTCACCATCCTTAATGGCTCAGACATCCGGTCCCTCTACAACTTTTCAGGGGAACAG ATGGCCTCCTACTTTGGCTACGCAGTGGCCGCCACAGACATCAACGGGGATGG GCTGGACGACTTGCTGGTAGGGGCGCCCCTGCTCATGGAGCGGACAGCTGATGGGCGGCCGCAGGAGGTGGGCAGGGTCTACATCTACCTGCAGCGCCTGGCTGGCATGGAGCCCACGCCCACCCTGACCCTCACTGGCCAGGATGAGTTTGGCCGGTTCGGCAGCTCCCTGACCCCCCTGGGGGACCTAGACCAGGATGGCTACAATG ATGTAGCCATTGGGGCTGCCTTTGGTGGAGAGAACCGGCAGGGAGTGGTGTTTAtattccctgggggcccagggggTTTGGCGTCTAAGCCTTCCCAGGTTCTGCTGCCCCTGTGGGCAGCTGGCCAGACACCGGACTTCTTTGGCTCTGCCCTTCGAGGAGGCCGAGACCTAGACGGCAATGGATACCCTG ATCTGATTGTGGGGTCCTTTGGtgtagacaaggctgtggtatACAG GGGTCGCCCCATCGTGTCTGCCAGTGCCTCCCTCACCATCTTTCCCGCCATGTTCAACCCAGAAGAGCACAGCTGCAGCTTGGAGGGAAACCCTGTGACTTG CATCAATCTCAGCTTCTGCCTCAATGCTTCTGGAAAACATGTTCCTGACTCCATCG GCTTCACGGTGGAGCTCCAGTTGGACTGGCAGAAGCAGAAGGGCGGGGTACGGCGGGCACTGTTCCTGGCCTCCCGACAGGCCACCCTGACCCAGACCCTGCTCATCCAGAACGGGGCTCGGGAGGACTGCAGAGAGATGAAGATCTACCTCAGG AACGAATCAGAGTTTCGAGATAAACTCTCCCCGATTCACATCGCCCTCAATTTCTCCCTGGACCCTCAAGCCCCAGTGGACAGCCATGGCCTCCGGCCAGTCCTACACTACCAGAGCAAGAGCCGCATAGAGGACAAG GCTCAGATCTTGCTGGATTGTGGAGAAGACAATATCTGTGTGCCAGACCTACAGCTGGAAGTGTTTGG GGAGCAGAACCACGTATACCTGGGCGACAAGAATTCTCTGAACCTCACTTTCCACGCCCAGAATGTGGGTGAGGGTGGCGCCTACGAGGCAGAGCTTCGGGTCACGGCCCCTCCGGAAGCTGAGTACTCGGGACTCGTCAGACACCCAGGG AACTTCTCCAGCCTGAGCTGTGACTACTTTGCTGTGAACCAGAGTCGTCTGCTGGTGTGTGACCTGGGCAACCCCATGAAGGCCGGGGCCAGT CTCTGGGGTGGCCTTCGGTTCACAGTCCCTCACCTCAGGGACACGAAGAAAACCATCCAGTTTGACTTCCAGATCCTCAG CAAGAATCTCAACAACTCACAAAGCGACGTGGTTTCCTTCCGGCTCTCGGTGGAGGCTCAGGCCCAGGTCTCTCTTAACGG GGTCTCCAAGCCCGAGGCAGTGCTATTTCCGGTGAGCGACTGGCGTCCCCAAGACCAGCCGCAGGAGGAGGGTGACGTGGGCCCTGCCGTCCACCATGTCTACGAG CTCATCAACCTGGGCCCCAGCTCCATTAGCCAGGGCGTGTTGGAGCTCAGCTGTCCCCATGCTCTGGATGGCCAGCAGCTCCTCTACGTGACCAGGGTCACAGGACTAAACAACTGCACCACCAGTCACCCCCCCAACCCAGAGGGCCTGGAG TTGGATCCCGAGGGTTCCCAGCACCACCGGCTGCAAAGACGGGATGTTCCAGGTCGGAGCCCTGCCTCCTCAGGGCCTCAGATTCTG AAATGCCCAGAGGCAGAGTGTTTCAAGCTGCGCTGCGAGCTAGGGCCACTCCACCGGCAAGAGAGCCGAAGTCTACAACTGCATTTCCGCGTCTGGGCCAAGACTTTCCTACAG CGGGAGCACCAGCCATTTAGCCTGCAGTGTGAGGCCGTGTATGAAGCCCTGAAGATGCCCTATAAAATCCTGCCTCGGCAGCTTCCCCAAAAGGAGCTGCAG GTGGCCACGGCTGTGCAGTGGATCAAGGCAGAAGGCAGCCACGGAGTCCCTCTCTGGATCATTATCTTAGCCATCCTCATTGGCCTCCTGCTGCTCGGTCTGCTCATCTATATCCTCTACAAG CTCGGATTCTTCAAACGCTCCCTCCCGTACGGCACCGCCATGGAAAAAGCTCAGCTCAAGCCTCCAGCCACCTCCGATGCCTGA